A window from Mus caroli chromosome 2, CAROLI_EIJ_v1.1, whole genome shotgun sequence encodes these proteins:
- the Il1rn gene encoding interleukin-1 receptor antagonist protein isoform X4, translating to MQAFRIWDTNQKTFYLRNNQLIAGYLQGPNIKLEEKIDMVPIDLHNVFLGIHGGKLCLSCAKSGDDIKLQLEEVNITDLSKNKEEDKRFTFIRSEKGPTTSFESAACPGWFLCTTLEADRPVSLTNTPEEPLIVTKFYFQEDQ from the exons ATGCAAGCCTTCAG AATCTGGGATACTAACCAGAAGACCTTCTACCTGAGAAACAACCAGCTCATTGCTGGGTACTTACAAGGACCAAATATCAAACTAGAAG AAAAGATAGACATGGTGCCTATTGACCTTCATAATGTGTTCTTGGGCATCCACGGGGGCAAGCTGTGCCTGTCTTGTGCCAAGTCTGGAGATGATATCAAGCTCCAGCTGGAG GAAGTAAACATCACTGATCTGAGCAAGAACAAAGAAGAAGACAAGCGCTTTACCTTCATCCGCTCTGAGAAAGGCCCCACCACCAGCTTTGAGTCAGCTGCCTGTCCAGGATGGTTCCTCTGCACAACACTAGAGGCTGACCGTCCTGTGAGCCTCACCAACACACCGGAAGAGCCCCTTATAGTCACGAAGTTCTACTTCCAGGAAGACCAATAG
- the Il1rn gene encoding interleukin-1 receptor antagonist protein isoform X1: protein MEICWGPYSQLISLLLILLFHSEAACRPSGKRPCKMQAFRIWDTNQKTFYLRNNQLIAGYLQGPNIKLEEKIDMVPIDLHNVFLGIHGGKLCLSCAKSGDDIKLQLEEVNITDLSKNKEEDKRFTFIRSEKGPTTSFESAACPGWFLCTTLEADRPVSLTNTPEEPLIVTKFYFQEDQ from the exons ATGGAAATCTGCTGGGGACCCTACAGTCAGCTAATCTCTCTCCTTCTCATCCTTCTGTTTCATTCAGAGGCAGCCTGCCGCCCTTCCGGAAAAAGACCCTGCAAGATGCAAGCCTTCAG AATCTGGGATACTAACCAGAAGACCTTCTACCTGAGAAACAACCAGCTCATTGCTGGGTACTTACAAGGACCAAATATCAAACTAGAAG AAAAGATAGACATGGTGCCTATTGACCTTCATAATGTGTTCTTGGGCATCCACGGGGGCAAGCTGTGCCTGTCTTGTGCCAAGTCTGGAGATGATATCAAGCTCCAGCTGGAG GAAGTAAACATCACTGATCTGAGCAAGAACAAAGAAGAAGACAAGCGCTTTACCTTCATCCGCTCTGAGAAAGGCCCCACCACCAGCTTTGAGTCAGCTGCCTGTCCAGGATGGTTCCTCTGCACAACACTAGAGGCTGACCGTCCTGTGAGCCTCACCAACACACCGGAAGAGCCCCTTATAGTCACGAAGTTCTACTTCCAGGAAGACCAATAG
- the Il1rn gene encoding interleukin-1 receptor antagonist protein isoform X2, producing MTAAQAEAACRPSGKRPCKMQAFRIWDTNQKTFYLRNNQLIAGYLQGPNIKLEEKIDMVPIDLHNVFLGIHGGKLCLSCAKSGDDIKLQLEEVNITDLSKNKEEDKRFTFIRSEKGPTTSFESAACPGWFLCTTLEADRPVSLTNTPEEPLIVTKFYFQEDQ from the exons ATGACAGCAGCACAAGCCG AGGCAGCCTGCCGCCCTTCCGGAAAAAGACCCTGCAAGATGCAAGCCTTCAG AATCTGGGATACTAACCAGAAGACCTTCTACCTGAGAAACAACCAGCTCATTGCTGGGTACTTACAAGGACCAAATATCAAACTAGAAG AAAAGATAGACATGGTGCCTATTGACCTTCATAATGTGTTCTTGGGCATCCACGGGGGCAAGCTGTGCCTGTCTTGTGCCAAGTCTGGAGATGATATCAAGCTCCAGCTGGAG GAAGTAAACATCACTGATCTGAGCAAGAACAAAGAAGAAGACAAGCGCTTTACCTTCATCCGCTCTGAGAAAGGCCCCACCACCAGCTTTGAGTCAGCTGCCTGTCCAGGATGGTTCCTCTGCACAACACTAGAGGCTGACCGTCCTGTGAGCCTCACCAACACACCGGAAGAGCCCCTTATAGTCACGAAGTTCTACTTCCAGGAAGACCAATAG
- the Il1rn gene encoding interleukin-1 receptor antagonist protein isoform X3: MASEAACRPSGKRPCKMQAFRIWDTNQKTFYLRNNQLIAGYLQGPNIKLEEKIDMVPIDLHNVFLGIHGGKLCLSCAKSGDDIKLQLEEVNITDLSKNKEEDKRFTFIRSEKGPTTSFESAACPGWFLCTTLEADRPVSLTNTPEEPLIVTKFYFQEDQ; the protein is encoded by the exons AGGCAGCCTGCCGCCCTTCCGGAAAAAGACCCTGCAAGATGCAAGCCTTCAG AATCTGGGATACTAACCAGAAGACCTTCTACCTGAGAAACAACCAGCTCATTGCTGGGTACTTACAAGGACCAAATATCAAACTAGAAG AAAAGATAGACATGGTGCCTATTGACCTTCATAATGTGTTCTTGGGCATCCACGGGGGCAAGCTGTGCCTGTCTTGTGCCAAGTCTGGAGATGATATCAAGCTCCAGCTGGAG GAAGTAAACATCACTGATCTGAGCAAGAACAAAGAAGAAGACAAGCGCTTTACCTTCATCCGCTCTGAGAAAGGCCCCACCACCAGCTTTGAGTCAGCTGCCTGTCCAGGATGGTTCCTCTGCACAACACTAGAGGCTGACCGTCCTGTGAGCCTCACCAACACACCGGAAGAGCCCCTTATAGTCACGAAGTTCTACTTCCAGGAAGACCAATAG